Proteins from one Malaya genurostris strain Urasoe2022 chromosome 2, Malgen_1.1, whole genome shotgun sequence genomic window:
- the LOC131432443 gene encoding neurofibromin isoform X2, whose product MATQKPGEWANSLLVRFEEQLPYRTVQYGTQARLTIDQTMNCLIQISRYRFSLVISGLTKMLQRMNEIFYILQFQPPACRGHEPDRCSYDSLIVILETLERCLSEQSKDTARFEEAMNVKLLLREICQFIDVQNENNQNAASLKALASKVLYALSQNHFGAVFNRISARLQELSTCSEENPDYSDIELIQHIDLDVNRLTKLLTETIQKFKSLKKSAHFILLNSLEKALWNWIEFHPKEFEDLQRNPNDELSKGCETFFDILDSYAENKKARSVVWPLQIMLLVLSPKVLEEIVNADSGAPCSPRHLKKKHFMEGIKKGLGAHASSKQSTESAAIACVKLCKASTYININDSNNVTFQLVQSIINDLKALLFNPAKPFSRGQGFNFQDIDLMIDCWVSCFRIKPHNNEALKVCLSLNSPPAYHFVIVSSLLKIVTQARLPWWPQIDLVYARSGELRALFTDTLNKATQGYIAHTPLRMITSLTLKSKDAQSRLTRPDEGPAHKALLLLMVRLIHADPMLLLNSLGKAGHEVQSSTLELINGLVSLVHQPTMPDVAQEAMEALLALHSPDKIEVWNPEAPINTFWDVSSQVLFSISQKLIQHQIANYTDVLKWLREILICRNTFLQRHKDYANVGSQIAICRQAHIKLEVVFFMYLWSVDLDAVMVSLSCFGLLCEEAEIRSGSDELTVVCILANYHLYQELSHTSSTLTTQNVESRYNFYEHTQGRAALQKNIMSLLRKIEHCVNGVQPAWEETFRNWEVTSKLLQNYPKGKPEEGQAEVFHRSMGKRRASHQSSEHDLEEQITEWANMTWFLLALGGVCLQKPRMQRVTQSSQMLPIGVSGPSLMQSTTSLSSSSSGRGSMHPIMGTLVSSIGGGSQDVQYCPVTQFIGQLLRLLVCNNEKFGPQIQKHVKELVGQEMSAQLYPILFDQIRAIVEKFFDQQGQVVVTDINTQFIEHTIYIMKSVLDGRQSKDQNDQPSNAEHLGVTSIENLMLAIVRYVRHLDMTVHAIHIKTKLCQLVEVMMKRRDDLAFRQEMKFRNKLVEYLTDWVMGTSHQIAPPSSGDVTIITRDLDQACMEAVAALLRGLPLQPEESDRGDLMDAKSALFLKYFTLFMNLLNDCVDGSEADKDTNNPPLLPPRPRVAAGKLTALRNATIQAMSNLLSANIDSGLMHSIDLGYNPDLQTRAAFMEVLTQILQQGTEFDTLAESVMADRFEQLVQLVTMISDKGELPIAMALASVVTTSQMDELARVLVTLFDAKHLLSPLLWNMFYREVEVSDCMQTLFRGNSLGSKIMAFCFKIYGASYLQGLLEPLIRPLLEDPVTSFEVDPARLETNEDIEVNRKNLIALTQKVFDAIVNSADRFPPQLRSMCHCLYQVLSKRFPNLLQNNIGAVGTVIFLRFINPAIVSPQELGIVGKQVPTQIKRGLMLMSKILQNIANHVEFSKEQHMLCFNDFLRSHFEGGRRFFIQIASDCETVDQTSHSMSFISDANVLALHRLLWSHQERIGDYLSSSRDHKAVGRRPFDKMATLLAYLGPPEHKPVDSHLLFSSYARWSSIDMSSTNFEEIMVKHQMHEKEEFKTLKSMNIFYQAGTSKAGNPVFYYIARRYKIGETNGDLLIYHVILTLKPFCHSPFEVVIDFTHTCSDNRFRTEFLQKWFYVLPEVAYENLHAAYIYNCNSWVREYTKFHDRILAPLKGCRKLIFLDSPAKLNDVIDPEQQKLPGATLSLDEDLKVFNNALKLSHKDTKVAIKVGPTALQITSAEKTKVLAHSVLLNDVYYASEIEEVCLVDDNQFTLSIANESSQLSFIHNDCDNIVQAIIHIRNRWELSQPDSVTVHQKIRPKDVPGTLLNMALLNLGSSDPNLRTAAYNQLCALTATFDLKIEGQLLETQGLCIPSNNTIFIKSVSETLATNEPHLTLEFLEECIQGFQRSTIELKHLCLEYMTPWLANLVRFCKPSDEGKRQKQVALILEKLINLTIEQKEMYPSIQAKIWGSIGQIPELIDMVLDNFIHKSVSSGLGSPQVEIMADTAVALASANVQLVAKKVIGRLCRVMDKTCHSPTQYLEQHMMWDDIAILARYLLMLSFNNCLDVARHLPYLFHTVTFLVCSGSLSMRASTHGLVINIIHSLCTCTKPSFSEETQRVLRLSLDEFSLPKFYLLFGISKVKSAAVTAFRSSCRHPNDRWLGNERVSQAPPADRERLALPSLEVITDALLEIMEACMRDIPDCDWLQTWTSLAKSFAFCYNPALQPRALIVFGCISKSITDQDVKQLLRILVKALESFNDIILLESLVMCLTRLQPLLRPESPIHKALFWVAVSVLQLDESTLYAAGLALLEQNLHTLNSQQLFDKQNIADVMMATREPLEWHFKQLDHAVGLSFKSNFHFALVGHLLKGFRHPTPTTVSRTSRVLTMLLGIIAKPHRRDKFEVTPDSVAYLTALVCLSEEVRSRCHVKHTLPRWPVETGGTVDSGTGGDPLATGGAAGSHSGTAGNQNVRRQKSWDMLDQSAIQFARQSHKVQPHQDPAIRGKSWRSLDLTHNPHLGMISHSTFVSHACTNTNMSSSTPSAYNTSTSTTTTTNNNNNTITNNSNNTTGSGQLGGAYHRSDFRNRRSSSEPVNHQLANPNIAKLLTLKQAHVYSGTSISPTPLSTGFGQTCGSGNAATITTTTTTTTTTNLTTTHTSITTTNSTLTINTAHSSATNSTSPAQSIEEIENDDDANNFIVDCLQDISSIKDKCSNTARLLFKTQRSFSVPTPRERQGKPANGQKERGSRSSVSNESNVLLDPEVLPDSSTQALVLTVLATLVKYTTDEAETRVLYQYLAEGSVVFPKVFPVIHSLLDQKVNNVLSVSTDQIVLASVQSIIQNMLASEDASQQPLHFLQSCGFGGLWRFAGPFTKYNMMVESSELFVNCLEAMVETCLPMEENSPMPPSPRPYNLSSSLSSLTLGSPTDKESLDHDGFSGSVSSLRRASCSKARSTKHRFVDSPTHNI is encoded by the exons ATGGCAACCCAAAAGCCAGGCGAATGGGCCAATTCGCTACTGGTGCGCTTCGAGGAGCAG CTACCGTACCGAACCGTCCAGTATGGAACCCAGGCACGACTTACCATCGATCAGACCATGAACTGTTTGATACAGATTTCCCGTTACCGGTTTTCGTTGGTGATTTCCGGTCTCACGAAAATGCTGCAACGGATGAATGAAATC TTCTACATTTTACAGTTTCAGCCACCGGCCTGCAGAGGACACGAACCGGACCGGTGCAGTTACGATTCGTTGATTGTTATTTTGGAAACGTTGGAACGCTGTCTGTCCGAGCAGTCGAAAGATACGGCCCGCTTCGAGGAGGCAATGAATGTGAAGCTATTGCTACGTGAGATTTGTCAGTTTATAG ACGTACAAAACGAGAACAATCAGAATGCAGCTTCGCTGAAAGCTCTTGCCTCCAAGGTGCTCTACGCGCTGTCGCAGAACCATTTCGGAGCGGTGTTCAATCGTATTTCGGCTCGCCTACAGGAACTGAGTACGTGTTCGGAGGAAAATCCGGATTACAGCGACATAGAACTGATTCAGCATATCGATTTGGATGTGAATCGTTTGACGAAGCTGCTGACGGAGACAATTCAAAAGTttaaatctttgaaaaaatcggcTCATTTCATACTGCTGAACTCCCTGGAAAAGGCACTGTGGAATTGGATTGAGTTTCACCCGAAGGAGTTTGAGGATTTGCAGCGCAACCCGAACGATGAGCTGTCCAAGGGTTGCGAGACATTTTTCGACATTTTGGATTCGTACGCCGAGAACAAGAAAGCTCGTTCGGTCGTGTGGCCACTGCAGATTATGCTGCTGGTGTTGAGTCCCAAGGTGCTGGAGGAGATTGTGAATGCGGATTCGGGGGCCCCGTGTTCGCCGCGGCATCTGAAGAAGAAACATTTTATGGAAGGAATCAAAAAGGGCCTGGGAGCTCACGCATCCTCGAAACAGTCGACGGAATCGGCCGCCATTGCGTGTGTTAAGCTGTGCAAAGCTTCCACCTACATCAACATCAACGATTCGAACAATGTTACGTTCCAGTTGGTGCAGAGTATTATCAACGATTTGAAGGCACTGCTGTTTAACCCAGCCAAACCGTTTTCCCGTGGGCAAGGGTTCAACTTTCAGGATATTGATCTGATGATCGATTGCTGGGTGTCCTGTTTTCGAATTAAACCACACAACAACGAAGCCCTGAAGGTTTGTCTGAGCTTAAATTCGCCGCCGGCTTATCACTTCGTGATCGTTAGTTCACTGTTGAAAATCGTAACCCAAGCTAGACTGCCGTGGTGGCCACAGATTGATTTGGTTTATGCCCGTTCCGGTGAGCTGAGGGCATTGTTTACCGACACGTTGAACAAGGCAACGCAGGGTTACATCGCTCATACGCCGCTAAGGATGATCACTTCGTTGACGCTCAAATCCAAGGACGCCCAAAGTCGCTTGACTCGACCGGATGAAGGTCCGGCCCATAAAGCTTTGCTTCTGTTGATGGTTCGGCTGATTCACGCCGATCCGATGTTGCTGTTGAATAGTTTGGGCAAAGCCGGCCACGAAGTACAGAGTTCAACGCTGGAATTGATCAACGGTCTTGTGTCGTTGGTTCATCAACCGACGATGCCCGATGTGGCACAGGAAGCTATGGAGGCCCTACTAGCATTGCATTCTCCGGATAAAATCGAAGTCTGGAATCCGGAAGCTCCCATCAACACCTTCTGGGACGTTAGCTCGCAGGTGCTGTTTTCGATCTCGCAGAAACTGATCCAACATCAAATCGCCAACTACACCGACGTGTTGAAGTGGTTACGTGAAATTCTGATCTGTCGAAATACGTTCCTTCAGCGGCACAAGGATTATGCCAACGTGGGCAGTCAGATTGCCATTTGCCGGCAAGCGCACATCAAACTGGAGGTGGTGTTTTTCATGTACCTCTGGTCGGTGGATTTGGATGCCGTCATGGTTTCGCTGTCTTGCTTCGGACTACTCTGCGAGGAAGCCGAAATACGGTCCGGTTCGGATGAACTGACCGTGGTTTGCATCCTGGCGAATTACCATCTGTACCAGGAACTTTCGCATACGTCGAGCACGTTGACAACGCAGAACGTGGAGTCCCGGTACAATTTCTACGAACACACGCAGGGCAGGGCGGCTCTACAGAAAAACATTATGTCGTTACTGAGAAAAATCGAACACTGCGTCAATGGCGTACAGCCGGCTTGGGAGGAAACGTTCCGCAACTGGGAGGTAACTTCGAAGCTGTTGCAAAACTATCCCAAGGGAAAACCGGAGGAAGGCCAGGCGGAAGTGTTTCATCGTAGCATGGGCAAACGACGGGCCAGTCATCAAAGTTCGGAGCACGATTTGGAGGAACAGATTACCGAGTGGGCCAATATGACGTGGTTTTTACTGGCCCTCGGAGGTGTTTGTCTGCAGAAACCTCGTATGCAGCGTGTCACGCAGAGTAGCCAAATGTTACCGATTGGGGTCAGCGGTCCATCGTTGATGCAGTCGACCACTTCGCTGTCCAGTTCCAGTTCGGGCCGTGGTTCGATGCATCCGATTATGGGCACCCTGGTGTCGTCGATTGGAGGTGGCAGTCAGGACGTGCAGTACTGTCCGGTGACGCAGTTTATCGGCCAGTTGCTTCGGTTGTTGGTGTGCAATAACGAGAAGTTTGGTCCGCAGATTCAGAAACACGTGAAAGAGCTGGTCGGGCAGGAAATGTCCGCCCAACTGTACCCAATTCTGTTCGATCAGATTCGGGCGATCGTGGAGAAGTTCTTCGACCAGCAGGGACAGGTCGTGGTGACGGACATCAACACGCAGTTCATCGAACATACGATTTACATCATGAAGTCGGTGTTGGACGGCCGGCAGAGTAAGGATCAGAACGATCAACCATCGAATGCGGAACATTTGGGTGTGACAAGCATTGAGAACCTGATGTTGGCGATTGTGCGATATGTCCGTCATCTGGACATGACCGTGCACGCGATCCACATCAAAACCAAACTGTGTCAGTTGGTTGAGGTTATGATGAAGCGTCGGGATGACTTGGCGTTCCGACAGGAGATGAAATTCCGAAACAAGCTGGTCGAATACTTGACGGATTGGGTGATGGGAACGTCGCATCAAATAGCACCTCCGAGCTCGGGAGATGTGACCATCATAACCCGTGACCTCGATCAAGCCTGTATGGAAGCGGTGGCGGCTCTTCTGCGTGGTCTACCACTGCAACCGGAGGAATCCGATCGGGGTGATCTGATGGATGCCAAAAGTGCACTGTTTCTGAAGTACTTTACACTGTTTATGAATCTACTGAACGATTGCGTGGACGGTTCGGAAGCCGATAAAGATACAAACAATCCACCGTTGCTTCCACCGCGACCGCGGGTAGCTGCCGGGAAGTTGACGGCCCTTCGGAATGCTACCATTCAAGCAATGTCCAATTTGCTGAGTGCCAACATCGACTCCGGGCTGATGCATTCGATTGATCTGGGTTATAATCCCGATCTTCAGACAAGGGCTGCCTTTATGGAAGTGTTGACTCAAATTCTTCAACAGGGTACCGAATTTGACACTCTGGCCGAATCGGTTATGGCCGATCGGTTCGAGCAGTTGGTTCAGTTGGTGACCATGATCAGTGACAAGGGGGAACTACCGATCGCTATGGCACTGGCATCGGTCGTAACAACATCCCAGATGGATGAACTTGCCCGGGTTCTGGTGACCCTGTTCGATGCCAAACACTTGCTGTCTCCCCTCCTATGGAACATGTTCTACCGAGAGGTTGAAGTTTCCGACTGTATGCAAACTTTGTTCCGTGGAAATTCACTCGGCAGTAAAATCATGGCGTTCTGTTTCAAGATCTACGGAGCCAGCTACCTGCAGGGCTTGCTGGAACCTCTGATCCGTCCCCTGCTGGAGGATCCCGTTACCAGTTTCGAGGTAGATCCGGCTCGTTTGGAAACCAACGAAGACATCGAAGTGAACCGGAAGAATCTGATCGCCCTAACGCAGAAGGTTTTCGATGCCATCGTCAACTCGGCCGATCGTTTTCCGCCGCAACTTCGTTCGATGTGCCACTGTTTGTATCAGGTTCTGAGCAAACGTTTCCCCAACCTGCTGCAGAACAACATCGGTGCCGTCGGGACGGTGATCTTTCTTCGGTTCATCAATCCAGCGATCGTTTCTCCACAGGAACTGGGCATCGTTGGAAAGCAGGTTCCCACTCAGATCAAACGAGGCCTGATGTTGATGTCCAAAATTCTGCAAAACATCGCCAACCACGTGGAATTCTCCAAAGAACAGCACATGCTTTGTTTCAACGATTTTCTACGATCGCACTTCGAGGGAGGTCGCCGGTTCTTCATTCAGATCGCATCGGACTGTGAAACGGTTGATCAAACGTCCCATAGCATGAGCTTCATCTCGGATGCGAACGTTCTGGCACTGCACCGACTGCTGTGGTCCCACCAGGAACGGATTGGAGATTACCTGTCGAGTAGCCGTGATCATAAGGCAGTGGGGAGACGACCGTTCGATAAGATGGCAACACTGTTGGCCTATCTGGGACCTCCGGAGCACAAACCGGTCGACTCGCATCTGCTGTTTTCTAGCTACGCTCGCTGGAGTTCGATCGATATGTCGTCCACCAACTTCGAGGAGATCATGGTGAAACATCAAATGCACGAAAAGGAAGAGTTCAAAACTCTCAAGTCGATGAACATTTTCTATCAGGCGGGAACTAGCAAAGCCGGTAATCCCGTATTCTACTACATCGCACGACGGTATAAAATCGGCGAAACCAACGGTGATCTGCTGATCTATCACGTCATTCTTACGCTGAAACCGTTCTGCCATTCCCCGTTCGAAGTGGTGATCGATTTTACGCACACCTGCTCGGACAACCGCTTCCGTACGGAGTTCCTGCAGAAGTGGTTCTACGTTCTGCCGGAGGTGGCCTACGAAAACCTACACGCAGCCTACATCTACAACTGCAACTCGTGGGTACGGGAGTACACTAAATTTCACGATCGCATACTTGCTCCCCTCAAAGGTTGCCGGAAGTTGATCTTCCTAGACTCTCCAGCCAAGCTAAACGACGTGATCGATCCGGAACAGCAGAAACTGCCCGGTGCAACGCTTTCCCTCGACGAAGATTTGAAGGTGTTTAACAATGCCCTCAAACTGAGCCACAAAGATACCAAGGTAGCGATCAAGGTTGGTCCAACGGCACTGCAAATTACGTCGGCCGAGAAAACCAAAGTTCTGGCCCACTCGGTTCTGCTGAACGATGTTTACTACGCGTCGGAAATCGAAGAGGTTTGTTTGGTGGATGACAATCAGTTTACGTTGTCGATCGCCAACGAAAGCTCTCAGCTCAGTTTCATCCACAACGACTGTGACAACATAGTTCAAGCCATAATCCACATCCGTAACCGGTGGGAACTGAGCCAACCGGATTCCGTCACTGTTCATCAGAAGATCAGACCCAAGGATGTCCCGGGAACGCTGCTAAACATGGCCCTGCTTAATTTAGGATCATCCGATCCGAACCTACGAACTGCGGCTTACAATCAACTGTGCGCACTGACGGCAACGTTCGATCTGAAGATCGAAGGACAACTGCTGGAAACTCAAGGCCTGTGTATTCCCTCTAACAACACCATTTTCATCAAATCGGTCAGTGAAACGTTGGCTACGAACGAACCGCACTTGACGCTGGAATTCCTCGAAGAGTGTATCCAAGGTTTCCAGCGAAGTACGATCGAACTGAAGCATTTATGTCTGGAGTACATGACACCTTGGTTGGCCAATCTGGTGCGGTTCTGTAAGCCGTCGGATGAAGGTAAACGACAGAAGCAGGTAGCGTTGATCCTGGAAAAATTGATCAATCTCACGATCGAACAGAAGGAAATGTATCCTTCGATTCAGGCCAAGATTTGGGGCTCGATCGGACAGATCCCGGAACTGATCGACATGGTCCTGGACAATTTCATCCACAAATCGGTCAGTTCGGGGCTGGGATCGCCACAGGTGGAAATCATGGCCGATACGGCAGTCGCACTGGCATCCGCCAACGTGCAACTGGTGGCGAAGAAAGTCATCGGTAGGCTGTGTCGAGTCATGGACAAGACATGCCATTCACCGACGCAGTACCTGGAGCAGCACATGATGTGGGATGACATTGCGATTCTTGCCCGCTACCTGCTGATGTTGTCGTTCAACAATTGCTTGGATGTCGCACGCCATTTGCCGTACCTGTTTCACACCGTAACTTTCCTAGTTTGCAGTGGATCACTCTCGATGCGAGCATCGACGCACGGTCTAGTGATCAACATTATTCACTCGCTCTGTACCTGCACCAAACCGTCCTTCTCGGAGGAAACCCAACGAGTGCTTCGACTTTCGCTGGATGAATTCTCTCTGCCTAAATTTTACCTTCTGTTCGGTATTAGCAAAGTGAAATCTGCTGCCGTCACGGCATTCCGGTCATCCTGCCGGCACCCGAACGATCGCTGGTTAGGTAATGAACGAGTCTCGCAAGCACCGCCAGCCGATCGGGAACGACTAGCCCTTCCATCGCTGGAAGTCATTACCGATGCCCTGCTGGAAATCATGGAAGCTTGCATGCGTGATATTCCGGACTGTGACTGGCTGCAGACATGGACCTCGCTTGCCAAAAGTTTCGCCTTTTGCTATAACCCAGCCCTACAACCGCGCGCTCTGATCGTGTTCGGTTGCATCTCGAAGAGCATAACCGATCAGGATGTCAAACAGCTGCTTCGAATTCTAGTCAAAGCCTTGGAATCATTCAACGATATTATTCTGCTGGAATCTCTAGTCATGTGTCTTACCCGTCTGCAACCGCTGCTACGTCCCGAATCTCCCATCCACAAGGCTCTGTTCTGGGTGGCCGTCAGTGTACTCCAGCTGGACGAGTCGACTCTGTACGCTGCCGGATTAGCGCTGCTAGAGCAAAATCTGCACACACTCAACTCACAGCAGCTGTTCGACAAACAGAACATTGCCGACGTTATGATGGCCACACGGGAACCGTTGGAGTGGCACTTCAAGCAGCTCGATCACGCCGTCGGACTATCGTTCAAGTCAAACTTTCACTTTGCGCTGGTGGGCCATCTGCTGAAAGGGTTCCGACATCCGACGCCGACGACGGTTTCTCGTACCTCCCGGGTGCTGACCATGCTGCTGGGAATCATCGCGAAGCCTCATCGGCGCGACAAGTTCGAAGTGACGCCGGATAGTGTGGCCTATTTGACGG CACTGGTTTGCCTATCGGAAGAGGTCCGGTCGCGCTGTCACGTGAAACACACACTACCGCGCTGGCCAGTGGAAACCGGCGGAACCGTGGACTCCGGAACCGGTGGTGATCCGTTGGCAACGGGAGGCGCTGCTGGTTCGCACAGTGGAACAGCTGGCAACCAGAATGTACGCCGGCAGAAATCCTGGGATATGCTGGACCAATCGGCGATCCAGTTCGCTCGACAATCGCACAAAGTTCAACCGCACCAG GACCCGGCTATCAGAGGAAAATCCTGGCGAAGTTTAGATTTAACCCATAATCCGCATCTGGGTATGATAAGTCATTCCACGTTTGTGTCACATGCCTGTACTAATACAAATATGAGTAGTAGTACGCCCTCTGCGTATAACACGAGCACCTCCACCACTACCACtaccaataacaacaacaacacgatTACCAACAACTCAAACAACACCACCGGCAGTGGTCAGCTCGGTGGCGCCTACCATCGGAGCGATTTCCGCAATCGCCGTTCTTCGTCGGAACCGGTCAATCATCAATTGGCCAATCCGAACATTGCCAAACTGTTGACCCTGAAACAGGCTCACGTTTACTCGGGTACCAGCATCTCTCCCACTCCCCTCTCCACTGGGTTCGGTCAAACCTGTGGTAGTGGAAATGCCGCCACTATCACcactaccaccaccaccaccaccactacCAACCTGACCACTACTCATACAAGTATCACCACTACCAACAGTACGCTAACGATCAATACGGCCCACAGTAGCGCTACTAACAGTACTAGTCCGGCACAGTCTATCGAAGAGATTGAAAACGACGATGATGCGAATAACTTCATCGTCGACTGTTTGCAAGACATTTCATCGATCAAA